In a genomic window of Mycolicibacillus parakoreensis:
- a CDS encoding MMPL/RND family transporter, with product MTQHAAYTEDTKRPFFAHMLRVFCIPIILVWLLLTIIVNAVVPQLEEVGEAHSAPMAPTEAPSMIAMDRLGHNFQEFDSNSSVMVVLVGEDELGQPAHDYYDKLVAELRDDPRHVQHIQDFWSDRLTAAGVQSSDGKSAYVMLNLAGDQGTTKANESVEAVRAAIEKSDPPPGVTAHVVGSAALATDMHMIGNASLATITLFTLGAITIMLLIVYRSVVATLVQLFMTGIALAVSRGVVALLGHHDFMNMTTFATNILTMLAIAAGTDYGIFLIGRYREARQLGEDRETAYYTTVRSVTPVVLGSGLTIAGATFCLSFTRLPYFKTMGYPVSIGMLVVVVVALTLGPAVLTVAAKFKLLDTKQTRQSTLWRKVGTSVVRWPGPILVASGIIVMIGMVALPGYKTNYNDRNYLPDDAPANIGYTAAEQHFTQARMNPDMLMVEADHDMRNPADMLVLDRVAKNIIRLPGIAMIQDITRPLGIPIQHSSVPFQQGMQGNMMMQNMDFIKDRMDDMLKMADEQQITIDYLEDMLRITTGLSQTTTGMAQVTDDMVDVTNDMRDHIADFDDFWRPMRNYFYWEPHCFDIPICWSLRSIFDGLDGIDKLDEQFGKMSTSIHEMDKWQKEMVAILPPAIASMKHTKSLTLTMHSTFSAMMDQMEYMSNTAVMMGQSFDEARNDDFFYLPPEAFDNSDFQTGLRQFMSPDGKSARFFITHASDPATPEGISRVDSERQAAQEALKQSSLSGAKVFLGGTAATFKDMHDGAKYDLMIAVISSLTLIFMIMVLITRSLVAAVVIVGTASSSIAAAFGLSVLIWQDLLGHNIHWVVQVLSIIVLMAVGSDYNLLLVSRFSEEIHAGLQTGYIRAIGGSGGVVTAAGLVFAFTMAAMLGSDLEVLGQFGSTVCIGLLLDTLIVRSLFMPSIAVLLGRWFWWPRVIHPRGDNARPPGPPPSEQTEPLAVRS from the coding sequence ATGACCCAGCACGCCGCCTACACCGAGGACACCAAACGGCCGTTCTTCGCGCACATGCTGCGGGTGTTCTGCATCCCGATCATCCTGGTCTGGCTGCTGCTGACGATCATCGTCAACGCGGTCGTGCCCCAACTCGAGGAGGTCGGCGAGGCGCACTCGGCGCCGATGGCGCCCACCGAGGCCCCGTCGATGATCGCGATGGACCGCCTCGGGCACAACTTCCAGGAGTTCGACTCCAACAGCTCGGTGATGGTGGTGCTCGTCGGCGAGGACGAGCTCGGCCAGCCCGCCCACGACTACTACGACAAGCTCGTCGCCGAGCTGCGCGACGACCCCCGCCACGTCCAGCACATCCAGGACTTCTGGAGCGACCGGCTCACCGCCGCCGGGGTGCAGTCCTCCGACGGCAAGTCCGCCTACGTGATGCTCAACCTCGCCGGCGACCAGGGCACCACCAAGGCCAACGAGTCGGTCGAGGCGGTGCGCGCCGCCATCGAGAAGTCCGATCCGCCGCCCGGGGTCACCGCCCACGTCGTCGGCTCGGCGGCGCTGGCCACCGACATGCACATGATCGGCAACGCCAGCCTGGCCACGATCACGTTGTTCACCCTCGGGGCGATCACGATCATGCTGCTGATCGTCTACCGCTCGGTGGTCGCCACCCTGGTGCAGCTGTTCATGACCGGCATCGCGCTGGCGGTCTCCCGCGGGGTGGTCGCGCTGCTCGGCCACCACGACTTCATGAACATGACGACGTTCGCCACCAACATCTTGACGATGCTGGCGATCGCCGCGGGCACCGACTACGGCATCTTTTTGATCGGGCGCTACCGGGAGGCCCGCCAGCTCGGCGAGGACCGCGAGACCGCCTACTACACCACCGTGCGCAGCGTGACCCCGGTGGTGTTGGGCTCGGGCCTGACGATCGCCGGCGCCACCTTCTGCCTGAGCTTCACCCGCCTGCCGTACTTCAAGACGATGGGCTATCCGGTCTCGATCGGCATGCTCGTGGTCGTCGTCGTCGCGCTCACCCTCGGCCCGGCGGTGCTCACCGTGGCCGCGAAGTTCAAGCTGCTCGACACCAAACAGACCCGCCAGTCCACGCTGTGGCGCAAGGTCGGCACCTCGGTGGTGCGCTGGCCCGGCCCGATCCTGGTCGCCAGCGGCATCATCGTGATGATCGGCATGGTCGCCCTGCCCGGCTACAAGACCAACTACAACGACCGCAACTACCTGCCCGACGACGCGCCCGCCAACATCGGCTACACCGCCGCCGAGCAGCACTTCACCCAGGCCCGGATGAACCCGGACATGCTCATGGTCGAGGCCGACCACGACATGCGCAACCCGGCGGACATGCTGGTGCTCGACCGGGTCGCCAAGAACATCATCCGGCTGCCCGGCATCGCGATGATCCAGGACATCACCCGCCCGCTGGGCATCCCGATCCAGCACAGCTCGGTGCCGTTCCAGCAGGGCATGCAGGGCAACATGATGATGCAGAACATGGACTTCATCAAGGACCGGATGGACGACATGCTCAAGATGGCCGACGAGCAGCAGATCACCATCGACTACCTCGAGGACATGCTGCGCATCACCACCGGTCTGTCGCAGACCACCACCGGGATGGCCCAGGTCACCGACGACATGGTCGACGTCACCAACGACATGCGCGACCACATCGCCGACTTCGACGACTTCTGGCGCCCGATGCGCAACTACTTCTATTGGGAGCCGCACTGTTTCGACATCCCGATCTGCTGGTCGCTGCGCAGCATCTTCGACGGACTCGACGGCATCGACAAGCTCGACGAGCAGTTCGGCAAGATGTCGACGTCCATCCACGAGATGGACAAGTGGCAGAAGGAGATGGTCGCGATCCTGCCGCCGGCGATCGCGAGCATGAAGCACACCAAGTCGCTGACGCTGACGATGCACAGCACGTTCAGCGCGATGATGGACCAGATGGAGTACATGTCGAACACGGCCGTGATGATGGGCCAGAGCTTCGACGAGGCCCGCAACGACGACTTCTTCTATCTGCCGCCGGAGGCGTTCGACAACTCCGACTTCCAGACCGGTCTGCGCCAGTTCATGTCGCCGGACGGAAAGTCGGCGCGCTTCTTCATCACCCACGCCTCCGATCCGGCTACCCCGGAAGGGATTTCGCGGGTGGACTCCGAACGCCAGGCCGCCCAGGAGGCCCTCAAACAGTCCTCGCTGTCGGGCGCGAAGGTGTTTTTGGGCGGGACCGCCGCCACGTTCAAGGACATGCACGACGGTGCGAAGTACGACCTGATGATCGCGGTGATCTCCTCGCTCACCCTGATCTTCATGATCATGGTGCTGATCACCCGCAGCCTGGTCGCCGCGGTGGTGATCGTCGGCACGGCGTCGAGTTCGATCGCCGCGGCGTTCGGGCTCTCGGTGCTGATCTGGCAGGACCTGTTGGGCCACAACATCCACTGGGTGGTGCAGGTGCTCTCGATCATCGTGTTGATGGCCGTGGGCTCGGACTACAACCTGCTGCTGGTGTCCCGGTTCAGCGAGGAGATCCATGCCGGGCTGCAAACCGGCTACATCCGCGCCATCGGCGGCTCCGGCGGGGTGGTGACCGCCGCCGGGCTGGTGTTCGCGTTCACGATGGCCGCCATGCTCGGCAGTGACCTGGAGGTGCTCGGCCAGTTCGGCTCGACGGTCTGTATCGGGCTGCTGCTGGACACCCTGATCGTGCGGTCGTTGTTCATGCCGTCGATCGCGGTGCTGCTGGGCCGCTGGTTCTGGTGGCCGCGGGTGATCCACCCGCGCGGCGACAACGCCCGGCCGCCCGGCCCGCCGCCGTCGGAGCAGACCGAGCCGCTGGCGGTGCGGTCATGA
- a CDS encoding DUF4352 domain-containing protein has translation MTRPAGVGLAARVGLAALAALLVVLTGCNQESDAEKKPDVFVPSLPTPPPRPPAYLGDTLELDRIGDSRVAVTVRQVINPAAVPNGREPGKDYIAVALSIKNIGRLTITGDANNNVSVVGSDDQTYPSSLVTVATCTNFLYGQFVLAPQEAADGCVSFALPAGVSPTEVRYSPSSGISIDVGVWTL, from the coding sequence ATGACCCGGCCCGCCGGCGTCGGGTTGGCCGCCCGCGTCGGGCTGGCCGCCCTGGCGGCGCTGCTGGTGGTGCTCACCGGCTGCAACCAGGAGTCCGACGCGGAGAAGAAACCCGACGTGTTCGTGCCGAGTCTGCCGACCCCGCCGCCGCGCCCGCCGGCCTACCTCGGCGACACCCTGGAACTCGACCGCATCGGCGACAGCCGGGTGGCGGTCACCGTGCGCCAGGTGATCAACCCGGCCGCGGTGCCCAACGGGCGCGAACCCGGCAAGGACTACATCGCGGTCGCGTTGAGCATCAAAAACATCGGCCGGCTGACCATCACCGGTGACGCCAACAACAACGTCTCGGTCGTCGGCTCCGACGACCAGACCTACCCGTCGTCGCTGGTGACCGTCGCCACCTGCACGAACTTCCTCTACGGGCAGTTCGTGCTGGCCCCGCAGGAGGCCGCCGACGGGTGCGTGTCGTTCGCGCTGCCGGCCGGGGTCAGCCCCACCGAGGTGCGCTACAGCCCGTCGTCGGGGATCTCGATCGACGTCGGCGTCTGGACGCTGTAG